A window of Ruania suaedae contains these coding sequences:
- a CDS encoding carbohydrate ABC transporter permease — protein MRSEVIADVTGRPGELQVAPAADPSPQKQKQPVTAGTVIAYVCVVLAAVIFAIPLIYAVFSALKPNDQIFAVPPTLVGEEVRWSNFAEVFRFGPFWTYIGNSFFVAIAGTIVVNVVSTTAGYAFGRLRWRGRDVVFVLFLVTLMVPQEVLVVPMFQLMQWFGWVNTPQALILPFAFTAFGTFLLRQFLRGIPYELEEAARVDGAGPVRSFVSIILPLARSAVAVLTVFTFITFWNSYLWPLIVVNDYGYLGTLPIGLATFAGQFGTRWDLQMAASIISMIPTTILVIVLQKHLVKGIATAGIAGR, from the coding sequence ATGAGGTCTGAGGTCATCGCCGACGTGACCGGTCGTCCGGGTGAGCTGCAGGTGGCCCCGGCGGCGGATCCGAGCCCGCAGAAGCAGAAGCAGCCCGTCACCGCCGGCACGGTCATCGCCTACGTGTGCGTGGTGCTGGCCGCGGTGATCTTCGCGATCCCGCTGATCTATGCGGTGTTCTCGGCGCTCAAGCCCAACGATCAGATCTTCGCCGTCCCGCCCACGCTGGTGGGGGAGGAGGTGCGATGGTCCAACTTCGCCGAGGTGTTCCGGTTCGGGCCGTTCTGGACCTACATCGGCAACTCCTTCTTCGTGGCGATCGCAGGCACGATCGTGGTCAACGTGGTCTCGACCACGGCGGGCTATGCGTTCGGACGGTTGCGCTGGCGCGGCCGGGACGTGGTCTTCGTGCTCTTCCTGGTCACCCTGATGGTGCCGCAGGAGGTGCTGGTGGTGCCGATGTTCCAGCTGATGCAGTGGTTCGGCTGGGTGAACACCCCGCAGGCGCTGATCCTGCCGTTCGCGTTCACCGCCTTCGGGACCTTCCTGCTGCGCCAGTTCCTGCGCGGGATCCCCTACGAGCTGGAGGAGGCGGCCCGGGTGGACGGCGCCGGCCCGGTCCGCTCGTTCGTCTCGATCATCCTGCCGCTGGCCCGTTCGGCGGTTGCGGTGCTGACCGTGTTCACCTTCATCACCTTTTGGAACAGCTACCTGTGGCCGCTGATCGTGGTCAACGACTACGGCTATCTCGGCACCCTGCCGATCGGTCTGGCGACCTTCGCCGGGCAGTTCGGTACCCGGTGGGACCTGCAGATGGCCGCCTCGATCATCTCGATGATCCCCACCACCATCCTGGTGATCGTGCTCCAGAAGCACCTCGTCAAGGGCATCGCAACCGCCGGCATCGCCGGCAGATAA
- a CDS encoding M81 family metallopeptidase, producing MTQRPRVAIVGIGIESSAYAAHRAGYQDFPLLEEAEVLTRYPFLAAGEPLREAAEWIGVLVTKAIPGGQVRTEVYQDFRERIVAGLRAARAQAPLDGVYLDIHGAMSVVGMSDAEGDLVEAVRGAVGPGPVIAAPMDLHGNLSQRFVAAVDLPTCFRMAPHEDAWQTRERSARDLLAWVGRAGRPVRAWVPVPILLAGEQTSTRVEPARSLYGRIPAVTERTGITDASIWIGYAWADEPRCHASVLVTGQDEGAVAAAAEELAGALWDVREEFEFVGPIAGLDEAIDAALAHHAGGGGRPYLISDSGDNPGAGGSGDVTWTLTRVLARADLIADAAPVTYVASVFDAEVFDNRDTGLAAREVGDTVDVNVGARVDDRVSPPARVLGVLHGLHTDPVAGRVAVIRVGGVHVIVTERRKAFHATDDFARLGLDPAAADLIITKIGYLEPTLHAIAQGWTLALTPGPVDQDIARLGHERIRRPMFPFDTFVSPPELRAQIFTRAGETAGVRGAR from the coding sequence ATGACACAGCGACCACGGGTCGCGATCGTCGGTATCGGGATCGAGTCCAGCGCCTACGCCGCTCACCGCGCGGGCTACCAGGACTTCCCGCTGCTCGAGGAGGCCGAAGTCCTCACCCGCTACCCGTTCCTGGCCGCGGGCGAGCCGCTGCGCGAGGCGGCGGAGTGGATCGGGGTGCTGGTCACCAAGGCGATCCCGGGTGGGCAGGTGCGCACCGAGGTCTACCAGGATTTCCGGGAGCGGATCGTGGCCGGCCTGCGCGCCGCCCGCGCGCAGGCGCCGCTGGATGGGGTGTATCTCGACATCCACGGCGCCATGAGCGTGGTCGGGATGAGTGACGCCGAAGGGGACCTGGTCGAGGCGGTGCGCGGCGCCGTCGGGCCGGGGCCGGTGATCGCGGCCCCGATGGACCTGCACGGCAACCTCTCGCAGCGGTTCGTGGCCGCGGTGGACCTGCCGACCTGCTTCCGCATGGCCCCGCACGAGGACGCATGGCAGACGCGCGAGCGCTCCGCCCGGGACCTGCTCGCCTGGGTGGGCCGCGCCGGCCGACCGGTCCGGGCGTGGGTGCCGGTGCCGATCCTGCTCGCGGGCGAGCAGACCTCGACGCGGGTGGAGCCGGCCCGCAGCCTCTACGGGCGCATCCCCGCGGTCACCGAGCGGACTGGTATCACCGACGCCTCGATCTGGATCGGGTACGCGTGGGCGGACGAGCCACGCTGCCACGCCTCGGTGCTGGTGACCGGCCAGGACGAGGGCGCCGTCGCCGCGGCCGCCGAGGAGCTGGCCGGCGCATTGTGGGACGTGCGGGAGGAGTTCGAGTTCGTCGGTCCCATCGCCGGCCTGGACGAGGCGATCGACGCAGCCCTTGCCCACCATGCCGGCGGTGGCGGGCGGCCGTACCTGATCAGTGACTCCGGCGACAATCCCGGAGCCGGTGGCTCCGGTGACGTCACCTGGACCCTCACCCGGGTGCTGGCGCGGGCCGACCTGATCGCCGACGCGGCGCCGGTGACCTACGTGGCCTCGGTTTTCGACGCCGAGGTGTTCGATAACCGGGACACCGGCCTGGCGGCGCGGGAGGTGGGGGACACTGTCGATGTGAACGTCGGAGCGCGGGTGGACGACCGGGTCAGCCCTCCGGCGCGCGTCCTTGGCGTCCTGCACGGCCTGCACACCGATCCGGTGGCGGGTCGGGTGGCCGTGATCCGCGTGGGCGGCGTCCACGTGATCGTGACCGAGCGACGCAAGGCGTTCCACGCCACCGACGATTTCGCCCGGCTCGGGCTCGACCCTGCGGCTGCGGACCTCATCATCACCAAGATCGGCTATCTGGAACCGACGTTGCACGCCATTGCGCAGGGGTGGACGCTCGCGCTCACCCCCGGCCCGGTGGACCAGGACATCGCGCGGCTCGGGCACGAGCGGATCCGGCGTCCGATGTTCCCCTTCGACACCTTCGTGAGCCCACCGGAGCTGCGAGCGCAGATCTTCACCCGCGCGGGCGAGACCGCCGGCGTCCGGGGCGCCCGGTGA
- a CDS encoding ROK family protein — MTGVLGIDYGATQTKLLLVEAGATEVLDRRAVPTGRLADLAAAVAGVQADHPVGRFGLTIAGTLDPHSGLVGRSTNMPWLDGLDPAAALAAQVGIPGVAVQDGTAMALGEATLGAGRDCRDVFVIALGTGVAGAHVVDGEVRAGAHGGAGEIGHVAVGAPHECSCGQVGCLETLIGGAHVGRRWLQERSTTGETPTALDVVLAAEAGDRAARTVLRRATDGLARAILQASALLDPGMIVVGGGLARSPRWTVHPAVEAAERAATFHHLPEIRTAALGVWAGAHGAVLAAGERWPAPSDAAAAPARFTAP, encoded by the coding sequence GTGACCGGGGTGCTGGGGATCGACTACGGAGCCACGCAGACCAAGCTGCTCCTGGTCGAGGCGGGCGCCACGGAGGTCCTGGACCGGCGTGCCGTCCCGACCGGGCGGCTGGCGGACCTGGCCGCCGCGGTCGCCGGTGTGCAGGCCGATCACCCGGTGGGGCGGTTCGGGCTCACGATCGCCGGCACCCTGGACCCGCACTCGGGACTGGTGGGCCGCAGCACCAACATGCCGTGGCTGGACGGGCTCGACCCGGCAGCGGCGCTCGCGGCGCAGGTCGGCATCCCCGGTGTGGCCGTGCAGGACGGCACCGCCATGGCGCTCGGGGAGGCCACCCTCGGTGCCGGCCGGGACTGCCGCGACGTCTTCGTGATCGCCCTGGGTACCGGAGTCGCGGGCGCGCATGTGGTCGACGGGGAGGTGCGGGCCGGGGCGCACGGAGGTGCCGGTGAGATCGGGCATGTGGCGGTCGGAGCACCGCACGAGTGCTCCTGCGGGCAGGTCGGCTGCCTGGAGACGTTGATCGGCGGTGCCCACGTCGGACGCCGATGGCTGCAGGAGCGATCGACCACCGGCGAGACCCCCACGGCGCTGGACGTGGTCCTGGCGGCCGAGGCCGGGGATCGCGCCGCCCGCACGGTGCTGCGGCGGGCCACGGACGGGCTCGCCCGTGCCATTCTGCAGGCCAGCGCCCTGCTCGATCCGGGGATGATCGTCGTCGGCGGCGGGTTGGCGCGGTCCCCGCGCTGGACGGTCCATCCCGCGGTCGAGGCGGCCGAGCGCGCCGCCACCTTCCACCACCTGCCCGAGATCAGGACCGCGGCCCTCGGCGTGTGGGCGGGTGCGCACGGGGCCGTGCTGGCCGCGGGGGAGAGGTGGCCTGCGCCGTCGGACGCCGCTGCTGCCCCTGCAAGGTTCACCGCACCGTAG